From the genome of Canis aureus isolate CA01 chromosome 29, VMU_Caureus_v.1.0, whole genome shotgun sequence:
CTGCCACTTTCTAACACTATGTTATGTAACTAACTTCttacaaagttttttaaaaaatatgcgcATGTGTCTCATCTCTTAGTGTCTTTGACGGGATAAGCAGTCTTGCACCTGATTCTCCTGCCAtcacccccccaacacacacaataTTTCAAATTCTGTAGAGGGTTAGTAacgggggaagaaaaaaaaaaaaaaaagcatgttggAAGGTGGGAGCAAAAGGCTTGGAAAGCCACACAGGACTGTTGTGAAAGGCAAGGTTCTGCTGAGATACTGACCCCGGCCATACCCAACCCATTAACTATACATGTGGTTTCAGTGTCCGCCCAGGAGACCTGCCAACACCAACAAAACAAGGCCAGTCCCAACCAAAGAAGGCAAAGTACGGCTTCGGCTTCGTTATCAACGGCAAGATGTGCTTTCCCAAAGAGCGCTACTGGGAATATCAGCTCCCGGGTGTCCAAACACTCGGCTGGCATTCAAACCCTGGAGATAGGCTGTAATCAAttcaatttcaaaaaagaaaaaaaaaaaaaaaaaaaaaaagaaaaaaaaatgacaacagagTTCAAAGACCCTGAACGGAGAACGGTTCACAGCTGACACACGCGCCGGTCCGGGGGCTCCGGGTCATCCGGCTCGGGCAGTTACCCAgccttcctgtgcctcagtttcccccacgATCACACAGATaccacctgggggggggggggtaggggaggAGTAAATACGAGAGGCCCCGTTGGTGTCGACGTCTGTGGGCAGCACACAGCGGGCGGCGAACGCGGGCAGGACGCGCAGAGGATGGGAAGGGCGGGGCAGGCATGGAAGGTCCGCTGGGCTCCCACGGGCCCCGGGCGGACGCGGAGGCGCACGTCGCCGCGCCCCGGGGGGCCACCTCTGGGACCGGGGGAAGCCGCAGGGCTGGCGAGGCGCCCCGGCCGCGCGgtcgcaccccccgccccccgcctcgcCCCCGCCTCAGGGGAGGGCGGCGGCCCCGAGCGAGGGGAGGTTCCCGCAGGGGTCCCCACCCCGCAGCCTGCCCCTCACCTTCCGGAAACTCGGGCACTGCCAAGTCCTGCTCCCAGCCGTCCACCTTCTGCAGATACTGGTAGACCAGGCTGTCCTTCTCCTCCTGCGTGACGGCGTCGAGCAGGGCGTACTCCAGCGAGGTCTGCGCCGGCAGCAGGCCCGCGAGGCTGCAGCCCCGGGCTCTGGGGGCCGCCATGTTCTCTCCGGACAGTCCACAGGCGGCCGCGGGGGCCCGCGGGAGGGTCTCGTGTGGGGCGAGAGGAAGCGCTGGCCGGCCTTCCGTTTCACAACGGCACATTCACCTCACCCTCCGCCAGCCCCGCACTCCACGCACACGACACCTTTTCCTTTTCCGTGACCGTGCATTCCAGGGCTCAGGCACAAACCGCTGGAATTCCGGGGCCCGCAATTTTTACCACCGGCCCCAACCACCCCGCCCCTTCCAGAGCGTTTCCCCGGCTCGGCTGGACATTCGGAGCGCCAGATTCAGCATGGGGAGAGATTCCGGGTCCGCATTCCAGGAGCCCTGACAGCCCTATACCCCCACACACCTCACTTTGGAAATTTGCGGGCTTTAGAACAAAgcggaaataaaataaatccgtAGGATTTAAAAAGGACACAAACTTTTTCAAAGTCCCGCCCTGAGACCGGGGTCAGCCGATTCGACACAGCACTAGCAAGGGGAAAAGCTGTTCCCGCCAAGACACCAAAGGTAAAGGGCGGGGGAGTAGGAATAGCCTCCTGAtataggtgtttttttgtttgcttgtttgtttttaagttgggAGTGACTGGCGATGGCTTTGGCTTATACACGGACACCGTATCTTGTCGCCCCGCGGAGCTGAAAGTGCGAGCGCGAACACTTCGCCAgcggagcaggggggaggggggcgccgaGGGGAGCGGACGCAGCTGGAGCTGCTCCCGAGGGTGTGCGGGGGGCAGGTGGGCTCAGGCGAGGATCCcggaggcgggggagggagggggagggctgcCTCCGACTTCAGCAGCGGACGGTTCTCTAGCTTTTATGGAACCAGCTGCGCTCGCAGCTCACTGTCTCCCCGCCCTGCAAAGCGTAAGGCCCCGCTCCTTGGCCTTGCAGCCTCCAGAGTTCAAAGACCAGGTGGAGCAGGTGGGAGGCCTCCGGCAGGTGAACCTTGGTTTTGAGGCTGATGGAGAGCGAGGCTGGCCACCGCTGGGGCGGGCCGCCTCTGCAGTGTGGACTTAGGAGTGCAGTGTGGGTGACCTCGGTGCAAACACAACTTCATGCATTTGAATCTTGTTTGTTCATTGTGCAGTGTTGGTTCCTCGCTGCTGGAAGAAGATAATCGGACTGACCCAGGAAAAGCGAAGTGATCGAATATCCAAGAGTCACGGATGCGGGCAATTAATTACTAGTCcgccaccccgcccccaccccgcctgaACGACACACCTCTTTGCTTCTGGTGTGTGATTATGGTAGTACTAGGGAGCTGAGACAGCCTTTTAATGTGCGGGAAACCTGCTAAACCAGTTGCCCAGGGACTGTGGCATTTGTGAGTTATTTGGAGCATTGTCCAGTTCAAAGGGAACCCACAGGACTGACCTTCATCATAACTGTTGTGCAAACCTCATTCTAAGCTAAGCCGTTGAACCTATACTTCCTCTTAGCGCTTGGTTTTCGAAGTGCTACTGATTCTTATATTTATGAATCGAGTCCTTGGAAAGGCCAACACACTTGAATGAAATAGTAGTCACAATGGGAAACTTCTCAGAGGCTACCCCTGTGGTAGGTTCTCTTAATTTTATTGTGGTATAAATGGAATAGCAGGTGCTTGCAGGTGTAAGGTCTGTAGTTTGCCAATATATCCACTACCAAAGCTTTAGATTCCCAtcaagttacctttttttttctcagcaaaatatatttccattaaaaatttttataaccaGAAATACATTCttaatttgctaaaaaaaaaaaaaaaatcattttgccaTGTTAGAAGATGTTTTGGAAGAAGACATCTGGGAATACAAGTctaaaagaaaacccaaatcGGTACAAACAAACAATTGCTCTGAGAATATTCGAAAATCTGTTGAAAAAGCAACAGATGGAAAATGCCAGTCGACacgaaagagaaataaaaagagaactgtAGAAGCCCAAGAGAAGACAAAGGACCCTGAAATGTGCCTTGGAGAAACAGGTAGTCAGACTTCCGTAGCTTCTAGTCAGAATTCTAGTTGTGGCGATGGTATTCACCAGTCCCAAGACAAGGAAACCACTCCAGGAAAGCACTGTAGGAccctcaaaaataaacaagtatcaCCAAAGATACGTCCAGTTTATGATGGATACTGCCCAAACTGCCAGATGCCTTTTTCCTCATTGCTAGGTCAGACACCTCGATGGCATGTTTTTGAGTGTTTGGATTCTCCACCAGTCTCTGAAACAGGTAAGACTACAAAAAAGGGAGTGGTCTTTAAATAGTCTAAAAGACTTGCATTAAGCCAGATGGAGTCTGTGGAACAAGCAAGGCAAGCAGTAAAGTATCAATAATTTATTTACCCTGGAAGGAAACAAGGAAACCCTTCTTGAGAAGGGTAAAAAAGATCATAGTCAATGgtataattttaaagaatgttgCAAACTTGAAAACAGTTGAAATGCATTATATTGTGTCATAGAAGTTCCTAAACATCTCAGtgatttttcataaatgttaatTGAGCACATACTCTACTAGATGCTTTCACTATTTACTTGCTTCTCACAATGACTGCAAAAAGTAAGTGGTATTaatgttttatagatgagcatTCTTAAAAGAATGCCTATATCTTTTGTGAAACAAATTTAGAGAATTATGAGTCTTCTAAACAGGATCCTGTTGAATTTGTCATGCTATGGTAAAGGAAGAAGATCTGGGAAGGAGTCTTACATTTATaagattcaaattaaaaaatgtgcCAAGTGATAACTGAAGTAATGCTatgcttttattatcttttatataatatttaacagGTAGTCCTACTTGGAGTATCTGAAGAATGGGTTGTTATGATGATTTGTAGATTTCAAAGTTATGTATACcatatatggattttttaatctcaaagaattaaaattcagcaaaataaaaatactattcagTATGGCTTTCATGTTATGTATGATTCAGAGACATTATTAACCTCTAGTTATTTTAAAGTACTGCATAAAGACgcaaaggaactttaaaaatttttggcattagctttttttttttcatgtaaagcAAAAGTCTCATCAAATGCTAGTATTTTGCTTTTAAGTGGCttgaaaatcagaaatggaagttGGAGTCCTATGGTGAGCAGCTCAGGGTGAAATGTCTTATGAGAAAGCCACCtcaaagagatttttcttttgatttttcactaAACTACTTTGAATAGCATCACAGATGGACTCTTCTTGAACTGAATTCTGTGCCATAACAAATACTTTTATGTGATGGTTTTAATTATGTTCATCGATGAGGTCTTCTAATTTAATGTAACCAGTCTTTTTTGGGAGGGAGAGTGGGTCATTTTTTGATAAACCtggaaattggggcacctggctggctcagtctgaagagcatgcaactcttgatcccagggttgttAGGTggagcccatgttgggtgtagaaattacttacataaaacctaaaaacaaaaaaccccctgGAAATTAACATAGAAGGGGATATGCCAAGATGGTTTACAGAATGTTTCTCAATTATAATAGTTTCCAGGTTATTAAAGCCATATTATTAACAAGTTACCAAATTGAATTTCGAATCTTAGAATCTATTTAGTGTATGAAGGGCTATAACTAAGATTGTTGTTACTCTTGTATGCAGTGTAAGTATTAAATGATGGACCCTAATAGGATACTCTAATCGTCCCAAATCTGTATTGCTTGATAAGACAAAAACTGGGCTAGAACTTTAGTTCTCTGAGAGACACACTAGTCTTTTTCACTCTCTATTGCCAGAGCGATGGTGAAACAGGAAGGCCTGTGAATACCTTGTGTAAACATGAACTGAGTTTTGAAGGGGCTCATATTTTTGAGAGTtatttaaagggaagaaaaggtgTTAGtcttacaacatttttttttgggaaaaagattatctgaaaataaatcttaagtatttgtttaaaaaataataagcgCGTTGCAAAACCATACTGGATTACTGTTATTTTATGCCAGATATTTTGATTGTGTAACGATAAGTTCTTAAGGCCTCAAAGTATGGTTGGTAACTTATCACTTACGTGTTAACACTGGGCTTTGATCCTGcgctactttttttcttttttaaaattttcagagtgTCCTGATGGTCTCCTGTGCACCTCAACAATTCCTTCTCATTTCAAGAGATACACTCACCTCCTGCTGGCTCAGAGCAGGGCGAGCAGGAGTCCTGTCAGCAGCCCAGCCCATCCGTCAGGGGATTGTTGCCATGAGACTAACTCAAGCTTTCTCTGTGGCCTTGAGGAAAGATGGCCTCTGCCTTGGAAGCAATCAGAAGACTTAAATGTTTCAACTCATCCCTCATTAGTGACACCGTGTCTCAGGAAATTTCAATCTCCAACTGAAACCAATAAAAAGATTTCTTCTTCGACAAATAGCCAAACGTCCCAACAAACCCCACAATTTCCAGAAGGTATTAATAATGACAAACTGGTAGGAGTCGGTCTCCCTCTTGCTGAGGAACTAGGCATCCAAAGCAACTCAGAACACATACGTTCCCCATTGCCAGAAAATGACTTTAGCAGCTGTGAAATCTCTTATTCTCCGCTTCAGAGTGACGAGGAGACTTACACTATGGATGAAACACTGGGTGTTTCGCAGCAGGAACTCTTTTTTACGGGAAGCTCTAAAGATGGCAGCCTGGAAGAGGATGACAACAGCTCTACTTCGTCTCAAAAACTCCATGGTGCCTTCCTGATGGACCAGCAGGAAAGTGGCCCCCACATGGACAGCTTCTTAATTCAGGATAAATACCATGAAGTATTATATAAATACAACACTCTAATTGGTTCATCTCAACTTTTTTCCCAAAATAGAAGTGTTATTTCATGTGAGGATCCAGCACATCCTGGTCATGATTTTGTGCTGTTTCCATCTGCATTAGCACAGGGACTTACTTCTAGTTATCAAGCTGCTAAAGCAAACCTTGGAAAGCCAGAACGTCACCCATCTCAatcaaataaacagaaacaggTCATTGAAGAATCAGGTGTTTGCAATCAGATTCCTCTTCCATCACTTAATAGTGAGATCCTGAAGGCAATCGAAAGCCAGGGAGAAGGGGATCTTTCTTTCCATCCAACCCaaagtaaaatcagaaaattatCAAGTAAGAACTTCAGTGCTAAGAACAATACTAACTCAGCATGTGTCTGCGGAAAGGCATTAGGTGGTAGACTAGACAGTAAAGTTATGGTTCCAAATACAGAGAAATCTTCCGGCGCACCTACTGCTGCCGAGTCTCTGAAAATGTCACCATCTGGTCCCAAGTGTCCTGCAACACAGCCATCTCCCAAGGTAATGAAACAAATGGATATAGGTGTTTATTTTGGACTACCccccaaaagaaaggaagagaaattgctGGGGGAAAGTGCAGTAGGAGGGATGAACTTAAATCCAGTTGTAAGTCCTAATGAAAAGAGGTCCCGGCAGCGCaagaggaaagcagaaaaatCTTTAAGTGATTTAGAATTTGATGCAAAGAATTTAAATGAGAGTCAGCCCTCTGTGGAAGTTTCTAATGAGAGGccacaaagaagaaagagactcAAAAAGTCAGATTCACTAGAGGAAGGAACACCTCAGAAGCGGTCACATCACCTTAACAGGACAGAATCCAAAACAGTCAatttaaagaaagacaaagtCTCCATAAAATCAGCTTGTGGCAGGCTGCAGAGAGGGAATATGAAAATTCCAGAGTCACCTAATGCAGGACAGTTAAGAAAAAAGACATGTCCATTCTATAAGAAAATACCTGGTAAGTTCAAATGCCAATGCTTAATATATCTACAAAAAAtcgacttttaaaaatttcatgtttaTTACCCATgttgtgtctgtgtgtatttgtatagaacaattttgtgtatttcttttgtttttttatacctCGTTGAAATGTAACATAGATTTTTTGCCTATTTAAATGCTTTTGCCCCAATCAGcaaacttttattaaatatataaatatatctattaagtataaatatatagtattttgcaCACAAGATACTCGTATATAGATTTTACAGAAGGACACAGATGAGTAAAGGTCAGCTTAatgtggaaggagggaaggctGTCTGTaagtaattataaaaacaaattataataaaatttcattaaaacgGTCTCTAAGCACTTAGAAATACAAAGCACTAAATAGcttcaaagaaggaaaattaacAGATTGTATAGGTCATAATAATTGTCATTTTAAACCTCTAAATCATAACTTATTTCCGCagccttttttatattttgtcatttctcatGCCTTCATAGACGAGTTAGAAAAATGTGTAGTAAATTGAACTGTATTGTAGACCAATaattcttctaaaaataatataaaatctgcCAAAATGCACCTGGTTTCAGAAAGATTGTGCAAAGTACTTTGATAGCTGCAATCTGTAATTTGCTCAAAATGTTTATATAGGGCATATCATTTATGTACCTTACAgcaccagttttgttttttaatacttatttgaTGAATTTTCTATATTGTAAGTGAGCTTGAGACTAGTGTGCCATGTGTGGCTAAGCCTCAGTGGCATTGTGAAGGTGTGCTTATGACTTAGGTATCATAGTTTATACATGTGgtgattatttctttcatgaacaCTTTTCAGAACAGCTCagctctattttttcccttttttgcttcttcaggtaaccttttttttttttttttttttggaatttattttcttgtttcctttcttcaccTCCAACCTCCCATCCCCCACAATGAAATTCAAATACTACAGATATGCTGTCCATCAGTTATTGTACTGTGACCCAGTGGAGGCCACAACCACTGTAATATGTATGGTTATTTGGGCCTTTGACCGTTTGTACCCTCCAGTATCAGTTgccacaatagaataaaataagaagaaagtgaGCATTTTCCTTTTGCAGTTTTGCAGAAGTAAAGGATTTTAGATCAGTAAAACAATTGGTTTGTaacttagtattttaaattttttggtacagttgctcatttaaaaaaaaaaaaaaaaaaagccagtgggagcctgggtggctcagtcggttaagcatctgaatcttgatctcagctcaggtcttgatctgagggtcgtgagttcaggccccttgttgggctccacactggatgtggcacctacttaaaaaaaaaaaaaaaagtacataaaaaaatttttttaggagcCAATACTGGGATATTTAGTATAAACTTAAAAGACTCATTTTCATCTGTAGTATCCTCTTTTGGCTGAATTTATGTGgcataagtttttaaattatgaagcTCGTTGAAACAGATGTAAAGACGTAAGGGAGTTCACTATATTCGAATTGGATGTCTTTCACATTTTACTACGTTGGCTATTGCTCAAGCAGTTGTGTGCTCTTCTCATTTTACAGGGACTGGCTTTACAGTTGATGCCTTCCAGTACGGATTGGTTGAAGGGTGCACAGCCTATTTTCTCACACATTTTCATTCTGATCATTATGCTGGATTGTCTAAAAACTTCACATTTCCAGTTTATTGTAGTGAGGTAAGTTTTTGCCTTCtaaatttatgggatgcagtgAATTTCTAAGCATGTggttaaaaaagaacaattaacaTTGTAAAATCTATCATTCTACTAGAAAATATGTGAGAAAACATCAAGAGTCTAAAGCTAAATGAGTTATTGCTAATGGTtacaagactttttaaaaatgctttattataTGGAAACAGTAAACTACTTCATGGTGTATTAAAACACCTAAGTtccattcagtaaacatttattgagtgcccaaaAAGACTTTCAGGGCAAAATACCTAacttcaaggagctcacagcctTCACGGGATACATTTGCAAATACACTGTGGTAGGATTGATATTGCGACAGAAAACTGAATGGGACGCCAGCAAATAGAAGAAGAAAGTGCTGTATTCTGCCCCAGGCCAAATTCAGAGAAAGTGGTGGAAAAGATACcttgaattaattattaaaaggTGACTATTTTAGTGCCTACTACTAAGGGCTTTGGCTAAAACTTCAATTTAATTTTCAAGCATTCTTGCattattttcattgaaataaaatgaatctctttTTATGAATGAAGCAACCGAGGTTGGGAGAGACTAAGTGGTATGTCctaagtcacagagctagtagtggcagagccagaatttgaacacaGGTCTGTCCAATTCCAGAACCGGGcggaagaaagaggagagggcaTCCTAGGTAGAGAGTAGAGTTTGTACACTGGCATAGACGCCTGGGAAATCTACCCATTGCAGGCACTTGAGACAATTCAGAACAGCTAACCATGAGAAATTCTCTTTATTCTCTGTTATTCTCTAACAGAAGATAAACCTGCAGAAATGTGCAGGGGCCAGATAATGAAGGGTTTTGTATATCATCTGGGGATGAGGGACTTTCCGCAGGAGAGGGAGAGCCAGTGAACCATGTTTAAGCACAGTTGTGACGTAGTCCTTGTAGGAAGGTCCTCCTGACATTCTGGAGGGTTTCCATGAATACAAGTAAGTGGGAAAACAGAGAGACTAAGATACTTGGTTCCAAACTAGATCTGAAATAAAAGACTTTATCTGTTTTATTGTTGTGTCCCACAACAATTTAGTGTTGTACTGTATCAGCAATAAGCACATTCTGTTTTGCAGATAACTGGCAATTTGTTGAAGAGCAAACTTCACGTGCAAAAACAATACATCCATCCATTGCCAATGGACACTGAATGTATAGTAAATGGTGTAAAAGTTGTTTTGCTTGATGCCAATCAGTAAGTATTAAAGTTACCTTAAAActagcttatattttaaaaatatttaaaataaagtattagtaCATCTGTTTAAGAACTTCTTTTTATTGGAACTAatgtggttgatatttttaaaactttaagtaaAAACAGttctccttttgaaaaaaaataacattcaattACAGAATCAGATTAAATGTAGAAAGGTCCTTTAAATGTTatctaattcatttttaatgcagTTTAAATTACTATCCTTGACATAGGAGactccatcttatttttttaaaaaatattttaacatgttgCTGCTGTTTTGAAGAGCTAACCTTTtgccattttccttatttttttttttttttgccgtttTCTTTAATATCACTTATGTAAGTTAACAGCTTGCACTCCATTCAGATAccagaggatttttcttttttcccttttaaagaaatccttcagggggtgcctgaggggctcagtcagttaagctctgcCTTTGACTTGAATTATggtccaggatcctgggattgagcctcaaatcggctccctgctcagcagggagtctgcttctccctctgcccggcctgtactctctctcccttgctttctgtcaaataagtacataaaatctttaaaaagaaaagaaagaaagaaatccctcAGGCTTTTAATACTAAAGacttggaagtttttttttcttagaaagtggtttccctttttccctttttgttttttttaatgtaaagcacTGTCAGTATCCTATTACCGAAATCCAACTGTCAACTTGCTTCTTCATACTTTTTATATATGATTTGAATGGTCAGAGGTGCTTagagaattaaaattaagactAGATCTCTAAAAATCCAAACCCGTGCTCCCGCTTCAGGTTGCTTTTAACTTTTTGTCTGCTAACTTTGTTgctgtttgttctttatttttttctttctcttcgtTCTTTCttaagagggaggaagagggagaaagagactctcaagccgactccccactgagcacatgTAATACCACTacagtaaaaatacagaaaattgtcACTATCCCAAAAGGTTTCCTTGTGCTCCTTTGCAGTCAATCCCCAAGCCCCATTCCAGCCCAGGGGAGCATTGATCTATTTCCTGTCCCCATGGATTAGATTTGTCTTTCCTAGAGATTCAGCaaaatgaaatcacatagtaCGTACTCTTTTGCATCCAGGTTCTGTCACTCATCacgtttttgagattcatccatgctgtgtgtatcaata
Proteins encoded in this window:
- the DCLRE1A gene encoding DNA cross-link repair 1A protein; its protein translation is MLEDVLEEDIWEYKSKRKPKSVQTNNCSENIRKSVEKATDGKCQSTRKRNKKRTVEAQEKTKDPEMCLGETGSQTSVASSQNSSCGDGIHQSQDKETTPGKHCRTLKNKQVSPKIRPVYDGYCPNCQMPFSSLLGQTPRWHVFECLDSPPVSETECPDGLLCTSTIPSHFKRYTHLLLAQSRASRSPVSSPAHPSGDCCHETNSSFLCGLEERWPLPWKQSEDLNVSTHPSLVTPCLRKFQSPTETNKKISSSTNSQTSQQTPQFPEGINNDKLVGVGLPLAEELGIQSNSEHIRSPLPENDFSSCEISYSPLQSDEETYTMDETLGVSQQELFFTGSSKDGSLEEDDNSSTSSQKLHGAFLMDQQESGPHMDSFLIQDKYHEVLYKYNTLIGSSQLFSQNRSVISCEDPAHPGHDFVLFPSALAQGLTSSYQAAKANLGKPERHPSQSNKQKQVIEESGVCNQIPLPSLNSEILKAIESQGEGDLSFHPTQSKIRKLSSKNFSAKNNTNSACVCGKALGGRLDSKVMVPNTEKSSGAPTAAESLKMSPSGPKCPATQPSPKVMKQMDIGVYFGLPPKRKEEKLLGESAVGGMNLNPVVSPNEKRSRQRKRKAEKSLSDLEFDAKNLNESQPSVEVSNERPQRRKRLKKSDSLEEGTPQKRSHHLNRTESKTVNLKKDKVSIKSACGRLQRGNMKIPESPNAGQLRKKTCPFYKKIPGTGFTVDAFQYGLVEGCTAYFLTHFHSDHYAGLSKNFTFPVYCSEITGNLLKSKLHVQKQYIHPLPMDTECIVNGVKVVLLDANHCPGAVMILFYLPNGNVLLHTGDFRADPTMERSRLAGQKVHTLYLDTTYCSPEYSFPSQQEVIQFAINTAFEAVTRNPRVLVVCGTYSIGKEKVFLAIADVLGSRVAMSQEKYKTLQCLNIPDLNSFITTDMCNSLVHLLPMMQINFKALQSHLKKCGGEFNQILAFRPTGWTHSNQLTNIRDIVPQIKGNISIYGIPYSEHSSYLELKRFVQWLKPQKIIPTVNVGTLKSRRTMEKYFKEWKLEAGY